From one Astatotilapia calliptera chromosome 10, fAstCal1.2, whole genome shotgun sequence genomic stretch:
- the LOC113030899 gene encoding single-minded homolog 2-like: MKEKSKNAAKKRREKENGEFYELAKLLPLPAAITSQLDKASIIRLTSSYLRMRSILPDGLGDGWGQSTRFSPLDNMAKELGTHLLQVSITNNPPCHRSMLLHSFL, from the exons ATGAAGGAAAAATCAAAGAATGCCGCGAAAAAgcgcagagagaaagagaacggAGAGTTTTATGAGCTGGCCAAGCTGCTGCCTCTGCCGGCGGCCATCACCTCCCAGCTGGACAAGGCCTCCATCATCCGGCTGACGAGCAGCTACCTCCGGATGCGGAGCATTCTCCCCGACG gtctGGGTGATGGATGGGGGCAGTCAACAAGGTTCAGTCCTCTGGACAACATGGCAAAGGAGCTGGGTACCCACCTTTTACAAGTCAGTATAACCAATAACCCACCATGTCATCGTTCTATGCTCTTACACAGTTTCCTCTAA
- the riox2 gene encoding ribosomal oxygenase 2 isoform X1: MLLHPKRVHRATLVTVNNFQGRDLFPMLGESSRCPGTAAEHVCVFSTEKMPKKSKTPSVKRRIADQEQPAVKRSKEEQSDTSPLCFQSPATLFESLIQPMGTDRFFSEYWEKKPLHLQRSDPGTASYYQSLFQLCDLQSLCSQGLEYYRDINVVRCVNGKKKLLNKEGRVKHSVLNKIMSQNKATVQYHQPQRFKDELWRIQEKLECFFGALVGSNIYITPEESQGLPPHYDDVEVFILQLQGQKHWRLYNPTVPLAAEYSVQSEDSIGIPTHDIILKAGDLLYFPRGTIHQARTPAGVNCSIHLTLSTYQRMSWGDLLLDVFPSLLCGRSRREVSLREGMARRLLLSSSAGLHTNQRLAASLRALADEMETGAQDLGFTHMKRDFIMNRLPPYCQQQLSSPSGKSPGLEDTVILTFKDHVVITVEPRPQSTDDATELVVFVLHSLKNQREGHMMGDSCDDQEERSISTGLQFPLSYLQALRQLQLAEQLVVAQLQLPTQEDKLNLALALWSENLLRVL; this comes from the exons atgcttttacacccTAAACGTGTTCACAGAGCGACGCTGGTGACCGTCAACAACTTTCAAGGCCGTGACTTGTTTCCGATGCTGGGGGAGAGCTCCCGGTGTCCCGGTACAGCAGCCGAACACGTCTGCGTGTTTTCT ACTGAAAAGATgccaaagaaaagcaaaactccGAGTGTGAAGAGACGGATCGCTGACCAAGAGCAGCCCGCTGTCAAACGAAGCAAAGAGGAGCAGAGCGACACTTCACCCCTTTGCTTCCAGAGCCCAGCCACACTGTTCGAGAGCCTCATCCAGCCGATGGGGACAGATCGGTTCTTCTCAGAGTATTGGGAGAAGAAGCCTCTTCATCTGCAGAGGTCTGATCCTGGCACAGCCTCGTACTACCAGTCCCTGTTTCAGCTGTGTGACCTGCAGAGCCTGTGTTCTCAGGGTCTCGAGTACTACAGGGACATCAACGTCGTTCGCTGCGTCAACGGCAAGAAAAAGCTTCTGAACAAGGAAGGCCGAGTGAAGCACAGTGTTCTCAATAAGATCATGAGTCAGAACAAAGCCACCGTCCAGTACCACCAGCCGCAGAGGTTCAAG GATGAGCTGTGGAGGattcaggagaagctggagtgCTTCTTTGGGGCTCTGGTGGGCTCGAACATCTATATCACCCCAGAGGAGTCGCAGGGCCTTCCACCTCATTATGATGATGTAGAG GTGTTTATCTTGCAGCTGCAGGGACAGAAACATTGGCGTCTTTATAATCCTACTGTTCCACTGGCAGCTGAATACAGCGTGCAGTCAGAGGACAGTATTGGCATCCCAACTCATGATATTATACTGAAG GCTGGAGATCTGCTGTACTTTCCTCGGGGAACCATCCATCAAGCCAGAACCCCGGCAGGAGTGAACTGCTCCATCCACTTAACTCTCAGCACCTACCAGAGAAT GTCATGGGGAGATTTGCTGTTGGACGTATTTCCCAGCTTACTGTGTGGCCGCAGCAGGAGGGAAGTCAGCCTCAGAGAGGGGATGGCCAGAAGACTCTTACTG aGCAGCAGTGCAGGCCTGCACACCAACCAGCGGCTGGCCGCCAGCCTCAGAGCTCTGGCTGACGAGATGGAAACTGGGGCGCAGGACCTGGGCTTCACTCACATGAAGAGAGACTTCATCATGAACAGACTGCCTCCTTActgccagcagcagctgtctTCACCAT CTGGAAAGAGTCCTGGCTTGGAGGATACAGTAATTCTGACCTTTAAAGACCATGTGGTAATAACAGTGGAGCCCCGCCCACAGAGCACA gacgACGCCACAGAGCTGGTAGTATTTGTCTTGCATTCTTTGAAGAACCAGAGAGAAGGTCACATGATGGGCGACAGCTGTGATGACCAGGAAGAACGCAGCATCTCCACG GGCTTGCAGTTTCCCCTGTCCTACCTCCAGGCCCTGCGGCAGCTCCAGCTGGCAGAGCAGCTGGTTGTTGCCCAGCTTCAGCTGCCCACACAGGAGGACAAACTCAACCTGGCCCTTGCTCTGTGGAGTGAGAACCTGCTGCGTGTCCTGTAg
- the riox2 gene encoding ribosomal oxygenase 2 isoform X2 translates to MPKKSKTPSVKRRIADQEQPAVKRSKEEQSDTSPLCFQSPATLFESLIQPMGTDRFFSEYWEKKPLHLQRSDPGTASYYQSLFQLCDLQSLCSQGLEYYRDINVVRCVNGKKKLLNKEGRVKHSVLNKIMSQNKATVQYHQPQRFKDELWRIQEKLECFFGALVGSNIYITPEESQGLPPHYDDVEVFILQLQGQKHWRLYNPTVPLAAEYSVQSEDSIGIPTHDIILKAGDLLYFPRGTIHQARTPAGVNCSIHLTLSTYQRMSWGDLLLDVFPSLLCGRSRREVSLREGMARRLLLSSSAGLHTNQRLAASLRALADEMETGAQDLGFTHMKRDFIMNRLPPYCQQQLSSPSGKSPGLEDTVILTFKDHVVITVEPRPQSTDDATELVVFVLHSLKNQREGHMMGDSCDDQEERSISTGLQFPLSYLQALRQLQLAEQLVVAQLQLPTQEDKLNLALALWSENLLRVL, encoded by the exons ATgccaaagaaaagcaaaactccGAGTGTGAAGAGACGGATCGCTGACCAAGAGCAGCCCGCTGTCAAACGAAGCAAAGAGGAGCAGAGCGACACTTCACCCCTTTGCTTCCAGAGCCCAGCCACACTGTTCGAGAGCCTCATCCAGCCGATGGGGACAGATCGGTTCTTCTCAGAGTATTGGGAGAAGAAGCCTCTTCATCTGCAGAGGTCTGATCCTGGCACAGCCTCGTACTACCAGTCCCTGTTTCAGCTGTGTGACCTGCAGAGCCTGTGTTCTCAGGGTCTCGAGTACTACAGGGACATCAACGTCGTTCGCTGCGTCAACGGCAAGAAAAAGCTTCTGAACAAGGAAGGCCGAGTGAAGCACAGTGTTCTCAATAAGATCATGAGTCAGAACAAAGCCACCGTCCAGTACCACCAGCCGCAGAGGTTCAAG GATGAGCTGTGGAGGattcaggagaagctggagtgCTTCTTTGGGGCTCTGGTGGGCTCGAACATCTATATCACCCCAGAGGAGTCGCAGGGCCTTCCACCTCATTATGATGATGTAGAG GTGTTTATCTTGCAGCTGCAGGGACAGAAACATTGGCGTCTTTATAATCCTACTGTTCCACTGGCAGCTGAATACAGCGTGCAGTCAGAGGACAGTATTGGCATCCCAACTCATGATATTATACTGAAG GCTGGAGATCTGCTGTACTTTCCTCGGGGAACCATCCATCAAGCCAGAACCCCGGCAGGAGTGAACTGCTCCATCCACTTAACTCTCAGCACCTACCAGAGAAT GTCATGGGGAGATTTGCTGTTGGACGTATTTCCCAGCTTACTGTGTGGCCGCAGCAGGAGGGAAGTCAGCCTCAGAGAGGGGATGGCCAGAAGACTCTTACTG aGCAGCAGTGCAGGCCTGCACACCAACCAGCGGCTGGCCGCCAGCCTCAGAGCTCTGGCTGACGAGATGGAAACTGGGGCGCAGGACCTGGGCTTCACTCACATGAAGAGAGACTTCATCATGAACAGACTGCCTCCTTActgccagcagcagctgtctTCACCAT CTGGAAAGAGTCCTGGCTTGGAGGATACAGTAATTCTGACCTTTAAAGACCATGTGGTAATAACAGTGGAGCCCCGCCCACAGAGCACA gacgACGCCACAGAGCTGGTAGTATTTGTCTTGCATTCTTTGAAGAACCAGAGAGAAGGTCACATGATGGGCGACAGCTGTGATGACCAGGAAGAACGCAGCATCTCCACG GGCTTGCAGTTTCCCCTGTCCTACCTCCAGGCCCTGCGGCAGCTCCAGCTGGCAGAGCAGCTGGTTGTTGCCCAGCTTCAGCTGCCCACACAGGAGGACAAACTCAACCTGGCCCTTGCTCTGTGGAGTGAGAACCTGCTGCGTGTCCTGTAg